The following are from one region of the Sulfurimicrobium lacus genome:
- a CDS encoding FAD/NAD(P)-binding protein, producing the protein MQDNVYLPQLARVVRIADEVAGERAIKTYHVEPLDSAGFEHACGQCAMLSIFGRGEMMISIASSPLVKEYKQFTIMRTGRVSLAFHELAVGDVVGMRGPYGNSFPIEAWRGKNLVFIGGGVGLAPIWPLITTAMAQRGDFGDIGVFYSTRSSSIMYRAELEALRGQADVHLEGWRTHQAGVAAGTAEQTVTAENSVAVVCGPPAMIKSVIQNLCQLGFADEQIFTTLENKMKCGVGKCGRCNVGKDYVCVKGPVYSWAELKKLPQEY; encoded by the coding sequence ATGCAGGATAACGTCTATCTTCCGCAACTGGCGCGGGTCGTCCGCATCGCCGACGAGGTCGCCGGCGAACGCGCCATCAAGACCTACCACGTCGAACCGCTGGACAGCGCTGGCTTCGAACACGCGTGCGGCCAGTGCGCCATGCTCTCGATCTTCGGCCGCGGGGAAATGATGATTTCCATCGCCTCCTCGCCGCTGGTCAAGGAATACAAGCAATTCACCATCATGCGCACCGGGCGGGTGAGCCTCGCCTTCCACGAACTGGCGGTGGGCGACGTGGTGGGCATGCGCGGCCCCTACGGCAACAGTTTCCCGATTGAAGCGTGGCGCGGCAAGAACCTGGTCTTCATCGGCGGCGGCGTCGGCCTGGCGCCGATCTGGCCGCTGATCACCACGGCGATGGCGCAACGCGGCGACTTCGGGGACATCGGCGTGTTCTACAGCACGCGCTCCAGCAGCATCATGTACCGGGCGGAACTCGAAGCGCTGCGCGGCCAGGCCGACGTCCACCTGGAAGGCTGGCGGACGCATCAGGCCGGCGTGGCGGCCGGGACCGCCGAGCAGACCGTCACGGCCGAGAATAGCGTCGCGGTGGTGTGCGGGCCGCCGGCCATGATCAAGTCGGTGATCCAGAACCTGTGCCAGCTGGGGTTCGCGGACGAGCAGATCTTCACGACCCTGGAAAACAAGATGAAATGCGGCGTGGGCAAATGCGGCCGCTGCAACGTCGGCAAGGACTACGTGTGCGTCAAGGGGCCGGTCTATTCCTGGGCTGAGCTGAAGAAGCTGCCGCAGGAGTATTAA
- a CDS encoding CZB domain-containing protein, whose translation MDEWAQKTESYSLEGNEATQNMKRLFTLSNIMEGVIASSALRSFVEVTKIDHLVYKFEVYKVFMCLSDKGVGEFADHHNCRLGKWYFEGEGHDCFSRLPGFREVDEPHKRFHDSGMEAIRQFHDGEYMKGFAAIAAMEDASMKVLAELDRIAQSGEADSSLLCH comes from the coding sequence ATGGATGAATGGGCGCAAAAAACGGAAAGTTACAGCCTGGAGGGCAACGAAGCGACGCAAAACATGAAGCGCCTGTTCACGCTTTCCAACATCATGGAAGGCGTCATCGCCTCATCGGCGCTGCGCAGCTTCGTGGAAGTGACGAAAATCGACCACCTGGTCTATAAGTTCGAGGTGTACAAGGTTTTCATGTGCCTGTCGGACAAGGGCGTGGGCGAGTTCGCCGACCACCACAACTGCCGCCTCGGCAAGTGGTATTTCGAAGGCGAGGGACACGACTGCTTCTCCAGACTTCCCGGTTTCCGCGAAGTGGACGAGCCGCACAAGCGCTTCCACGACAGCGGCATGGAAGCGATCCGGCAGTTCCACGACGGCGAGTACATGAAAGGCTTCGCCGCCATCGCCGCCATGGAAGACGCCAGCATGAAAGTGCTCGCGGAACTCGACCGTATCGCGCAGAGCGGGGAAGCCGATAGCTCCCTGTTGTGTCATTGA
- a CDS encoding SDR family NAD(P)-dependent oxidoreductase: MEQKSVLITGCSSGIGLCAAEGLARRGFRVFATARQAADVEMLAARGLESLQLDIADSDSIRRAVDEVLHRTGGTLYALFNNAGYGQPGAVEDLRREVLREQFETNVFGTVELTNRIIPVMRAQGGGRIVINSSILGYIALPFRGAYNASKFALEGIADTLRLELRGSGIHVSLIEPGPITSRFRANAHEMFKQRIDAEASFFRDTYRAMENRLTKPGPAAPFTLPPEAVLEKLIHALESGRPRIRYPVTFPAHLFAVLKRVLSGAALDSVLGRVGKDENR, from the coding sequence ATGGAGCAGAAAAGCGTGCTGATCACCGGCTGTTCCAGCGGCATCGGCTTGTGCGCGGCGGAAGGGCTGGCCAGGCGCGGTTTCCGGGTGTTTGCCACGGCGCGCCAGGCAGCGGACGTGGAGATGCTCGCGGCGCGCGGCCTGGAAAGCCTGCAGCTGGACATTGCCGATTCGGACTCGATCCGGCGCGCGGTGGACGAGGTTTTGCACCGCACAGGCGGCACGCTCTACGCGCTGTTCAACAACGCCGGTTACGGCCAGCCCGGAGCAGTCGAGGACTTGCGCCGCGAGGTGCTGCGCGAGCAGTTCGAGACCAACGTGTTCGGCACGGTGGAACTCACCAACCGCATCATCCCGGTGATGCGCGCCCAGGGCGGCGGACGCATAGTCATCAACAGCTCCATCCTGGGCTACATCGCGCTGCCTTTCCGCGGCGCCTACAACGCCAGCAAGTTCGCGCTGGAAGGCATTGCCGACACCCTGCGGCTGGAGTTGCGCGGCAGCGGCATCCACGTTTCTCTGATCGAGCCCGGACCGATCACTAGCCGTTTCCGCGCCAATGCGCACGAAATGTTCAAGCAGCGCATCGATGCCGAGGCGAGTTTCTTCCGCGACACCTACCGGGCGATGGAAAACCGCCTCACCAAGCCCGGCCCGGCGGCGCCCTTCACCCTGCCGCCGGAGGCGGTGCTGGAAAAGCTGATCCACGCGCTGGAAAGCGGGCGGCCCCGAATCCGCTACCCGGTGACCTTCCCGGCGCACCTTTTTGCGGTCTTGAAGCGGGTGTTGTCAGGGGCTGCGCTGGACAGTGTGTTGGGCCGCGTGGGCAAGGACGAAAACCGGTAA
- a CDS encoding 4Fe-4S dicluster domain-containing protein, with translation MINLQDIRDTARDLLASGEVRAVIGFRSGSRGMAAEPAFITRPEEADELVWDPTCFHNLALYLVEDRKFQAHARANPAAPIAVVAKGCDARAIVVLLQEHYFKRDQVYIIGVSCEGSGVLDERKLAGHLNGFPATSAAFDGDDFVFVTAQGEQRLPAREVMAERCLECREPYPREHNVVLGENRSGRELALPFAALTRFEAQSPAERWEFWQRHFERCIRCYACRSVCPMCFCDECVVDSITYPVTAETTAEEKANRVRWIERSATRSENITYHMTRAMHLAGRCVDCGECERVCPVNIPLRLLNNKMEREARERFGYEPGASIGGPSLVASFRDDDPGQFIR, from the coding sequence GTGATCAATCTTCAGGACATCCGCGACACCGCGCGCGACCTCCTCGCCAGCGGCGAAGTGCGCGCCGTCATCGGCTTCCGCAGCGGCAGCCGCGGCATGGCCGCCGAACCGGCTTTCATCACCCGCCCCGAAGAGGCCGACGAGCTGGTGTGGGACCCGACCTGCTTCCACAACCTGGCGCTCTACCTGGTCGAGGACCGCAAGTTCCAGGCGCACGCCCGCGCCAACCCGGCGGCACCGATCGCCGTCGTCGCCAAGGGCTGCGACGCGCGCGCCATCGTGGTGCTGCTGCAGGAACACTACTTCAAGCGCGATCAGGTCTACATCATCGGTGTGTCGTGCGAAGGCAGCGGGGTGCTGGACGAACGCAAGCTGGCCGGCCACCTCAACGGTTTCCCGGCGACCAGCGCCGCCTTCGACGGCGACGATTTCGTGTTCGTCACCGCGCAGGGCGAGCAGCGCTTGCCGGCGCGCGAGGTGATGGCGGAGCGCTGCCTGGAATGCCGCGAGCCTTATCCCCGCGAGCACAACGTGGTGCTCGGCGAGAACAGGAGCGGGCGCGAACTGGCACTTCCCTTCGCCGCCCTTACGCGCTTCGAGGCGCAGAGCCCCGCCGAGCGCTGGGAGTTCTGGCAGCGCCACTTCGAGCGCTGCATCCGCTGCTACGCCTGCCGCTCGGTGTGCCCGATGTGCTTCTGCGACGAGTGCGTGGTCGACAGCATCACTTACCCGGTGACGGCGGAAACCACGGCCGAGGAAAAAGCCAACCGCGTGCGCTGGATCGAACGCTCGGCGACACGCTCCGAAAACATCACCTACCACATGACGCGCGCCATGCACCTCGCCGGTCGCTGTGTCGACTGCGGCGAATGCGAGCGCGTCTGCCCGGTCAACATCCCGTTGCGCTTGCTCAACAATAAGATGGAGCGGGAAGCCCGCGAACGCTTCGGTTACGAGCCGGGCGCAAGCATCGGGGGGCCGTCGCTGGTGGCCTCGTTCCGCGACGACGACCCCGGTCAATTCATCAGGTAA
- the aroC gene encoding chorismate synthase translates to MSGNSLGKLFSVTSFGESHGPAIGCVVDGCPPGLEISAADIQLDLDRRKPGTSRHVTQRRESDTVEILSGVFEGKTTGTPIALLIRNEDQRSKDYGNIADTFRPGHADYTYTQKYGFRDYRGGGRSSARETAVRVAAGAVAKKWLQQRYGIVVRGYLSQLGPIEVPFKDWADVGQNPFFVADSSYTQQLEDYMDALRKEGDSIGAKLTVVAENVPVGWGEPVYDRLDADIAYALMSINAVKGVEIGAGFGCVTQKGSEHGDELTPQGFLSNHAGGILGGISSGQDVVAHLAVKPTSSIRIPRRSINLAGEPIMVETHGRHDPCVGIRATPIAEAMLAIVLMDHALRQRAQNADVVCKTPRIPGKAA, encoded by the coding sequence ATGTCCGGCAATTCCCTCGGCAAGCTGTTCAGCGTCACTTCCTTCGGCGAATCTCATGGCCCCGCCATCGGCTGCGTGGTGGACGGCTGCCCGCCGGGGCTGGAAATTTCCGCCGCGGATATCCAGCTCGACCTCGACCGGCGCAAGCCGGGCACCTCGCGCCACGTCACCCAGCGGCGCGAGTCGGACACGGTGGAAATCCTTTCCGGCGTATTCGAAGGCAAGACCACCGGCACCCCCATCGCCCTCTTGATCCGCAACGAGGACCAGCGCAGCAAGGATTACGGCAACATCGCCGACACCTTCCGCCCCGGCCACGCCGACTACACCTACACGCAAAAATACGGCTTCCGCGACTACCGCGGCGGCGGCCGTTCCAGCGCGCGGGAAACCGCGGTGCGCGTGGCCGCCGGAGCGGTGGCGAAAAAGTGGCTGCAGCAGCGCTACGGCATCGTGGTGCGCGGCTACCTTTCGCAGCTGGGGCCGATTGAAGTGCCGTTCAAGGATTGGGCGGACGTCGGGCAGAACCCCTTCTTCGTCGCAGATTCCAGCTACACCCAGCAGCTCGAGGATTACATGGACGCGCTGCGCAAGGAAGGCGATTCCATCGGCGCCAAACTGACCGTGGTCGCCGAGAACGTGCCGGTGGGCTGGGGCGAACCGGTGTACGACCGCCTCGACGCCGACATCGCCTACGCCCTGATGAGCATCAACGCGGTGAAAGGCGTGGAAATCGGTGCGGGATTCGGCTGCGTGACGCAAAAAGGCTCCGAGCACGGCGACGAACTGACGCCGCAGGGCTTCCTCTCCAACCACGCCGGCGGCATCCTGGGCGGCATTTCCAGCGGCCAGGACGTGGTCGCCCACCTCGCCGTCAAGCCCACCTCCAGCATCCGCATCCCGCGCCGCTCCATCAACCTGGCGGGCGAGCCCATCATGGTAGAAACCCACGGCCGCCACGACCCCTGCGTCGGCATCCGCGCCACGCCCATCGCCGAGGCCATGCTGGCCATCGTGCTGATGGACCACGCCCTGCGCCAGCGCGCGCAGAATGCCGATGTGGTGTGCAAGACGCCAAGGATACCGGGCAAAGCCGCCTGA
- a CDS encoding hydrogenase iron-sulfur subunit, translating to MSEQQTYEPRIVAFLCKWCSSAGSDLAGVSRIQYPANATPITVPCSGSISPMYILSAFNKGADGVLVSGCHLGDCHYIEGNYLARRKIQLVKELLEFVGVEPDRFRMSWVSAAEGAKYAEVIKDFVADLKPLGPQEKLKADRS from the coding sequence ATGTCGGAACAGCAAACATACGAACCCAGGATCGTCGCCTTCCTGTGCAAGTGGTGCTCGTCGGCGGGCAGCGATTTGGCGGGCGTCTCGCGCATCCAGTATCCGGCCAACGCCACGCCGATCACCGTGCCGTGCTCGGGCAGCATCTCGCCGATGTACATCCTGTCGGCCTTCAACAAGGGCGCGGACGGCGTGCTGGTGTCGGGCTGTCATCTCGGCGATTGCCACTACATCGAGGGCAACTACCTGGCGCGGCGCAAGATCCAGCTGGTCAAGGAACTGCTCGAATTTGTCGGCGTCGAGCCGGACCGCTTCCGCATGTCCTGGGTATCGGCCGCCGAGGGCGCCAAGTACGCCGAGGTGATCAAGGATTTCGTCGCCGACCTCAAGCCGCTCGGGCCGCAGGAAAAACTCAAGGCGGACCGCTCGTGA
- a CDS encoding methyl-accepting chemotaxis protein, translated as MKINLPVTQAEKPYPKGKYLVSKTDLKGTITYANDAFVELSGFSGEELIGKNHNLVRHPDMPPQAFEDLWRTVKTGRPWRGVVKNRSKNGDHYWVDAFVVPVRKNDQTLGYMSVRSEPSRQQVQDAERLYKQLNTSKARLDTSGSWWQRISVRARMIAVLGMLYLFMMTNLVVSKPLLGLSWETIAQVGGFAFFWILLTFVGFALLARSVMSKVNAAVRHFDKIAQGNLTDDIDISGRNEEGQLLNGLAAMQVHVKVMLDEISVASRAIEAKCSHLNAEMMQVVEQSEEQHDRVQAVASATEEFSQSVVEVAQSAENAASSAVDSQNLVKESNASMTRSMEATGRVVQAVQASSSTIGELNQAIEKIGAITLSIKEIADQTNLLALNAAIEAARAGEMGRGFAVVADEVRKLAERTTNSTADISAMVSEVQNVTRQAVGSMEQAAHEVDEGTGMMRESLSGLGRITSSSIEVTGMARHIADAAKEQAVASEQVAVNMEQVSALIEQNTSSAQQAWKATEELSHTAHDLKELVSHFELIKNK; from the coding sequence ATGAAAATCAACCTCCCCGTCACGCAAGCGGAAAAGCCCTACCCGAAAGGGAAGTATCTTGTTTCCAAGACCGACCTGAAGGGCACGATCACATACGCCAACGATGCTTTCGTCGAGCTTTCCGGCTTCAGCGGAGAAGAGCTGATCGGCAAAAACCACAACCTGGTGCGCCATCCCGACATGCCGCCCCAGGCGTTCGAAGACTTGTGGCGCACGGTAAAAACGGGACGGCCGTGGCGCGGCGTGGTCAAGAACCGCTCGAAAAATGGCGATCATTACTGGGTGGACGCCTTCGTGGTGCCGGTGCGCAAGAACGACCAGACCCTCGGCTACATGTCGGTGCGCTCCGAGCCCAGCCGCCAGCAGGTGCAGGACGCGGAGCGGCTGTACAAGCAGCTCAACACCAGCAAGGCCAGGCTGGATACCAGTGGCAGCTGGTGGCAGCGCATTTCCGTCAGGGCCAGGATGATCGCGGTTCTGGGCATGCTGTACCTGTTCATGATGACCAACCTGGTCGTAAGCAAACCCCTGTTGGGACTGTCATGGGAGACCATCGCTCAGGTCGGCGGCTTCGCATTCTTCTGGATTCTGCTGACCTTCGTTGGCTTTGCGCTGCTGGCGCGATCCGTAATGTCCAAGGTGAACGCCGCGGTGCGGCATTTCGACAAGATCGCCCAGGGCAACCTGACCGACGACATCGACATTTCCGGCCGCAACGAGGAAGGCCAGTTGCTCAACGGCCTGGCCGCCATGCAGGTACACGTCAAGGTGATGCTGGACGAAATCTCCGTGGCTTCGCGCGCCATCGAAGCCAAGTGCAGCCACCTCAATGCCGAGATGATGCAGGTCGTCGAGCAGTCCGAGGAGCAACACGACCGGGTGCAGGCGGTGGCGTCGGCGACCGAGGAATTCAGCCAGTCGGTGGTGGAAGTGGCGCAAAGCGCGGAAAACGCGGCCAGTTCAGCCGTCGATTCCCAGAACCTGGTAAAAGAGAGCAACGCCAGCATGACGCGCAGCATGGAAGCCACGGGGCGGGTGGTGCAGGCAGTGCAGGCATCCAGCAGCACCATCGGCGAACTCAACCAGGCGATCGAGAAAATCGGCGCCATCACCCTGTCGATCAAGGAAATCGCCGACCAGACCAATCTCCTGGCCCTCAACGCCGCCATCGAAGCGGCGCGTGCCGGCGAGATGGGGCGCGGCTTCGCCGTGGTGGCGGACGAGGTGAGAAAGCTTGCCGAGCGCACCACCAACAGCACGGCCGACATCAGCGCCATGGTGAGCGAAGTCCAGAACGTCACGCGCCAGGCGGTCGGCTCCATGGAGCAGGCCGCCCACGAAGTGGACGAAGGCACCGGAATGATGCGGGAATCCCTCTCCGGCCTGGGACGCATCACGTCCTCCAGCATCGAGGTTACCGGCATGGCGCGGCACATCGCCGACGCCGCCAAGGAACAGGCCGTCGCCAGCGAGCAGGTGGCGGTCAACATGGAGCAGGTTTCGGCTCTCATCGAGCAGAACACCAGCTCCGCCCAGCAGGCATGGAAGGCCACCGAGGAACTGTCCCATACCGCGCATGACCTGAAGGAACTGGTCAGCCACTTCGAGCTGATCAAAAACAAATAA
- a CDS encoding sensor domain-containing diguanylate cyclase, which translates to MTRNRLWLVALSVMMLGLIGVFLNGLKQSYDEKLARATTDSQNMARVLEEQINSVIQKTDVLLQHAAGDVILKPDDKHAAEATHAYLKKLKSSIPEIFRMRVIQPDGYSLASSLEEKTSRPFYGDRAYFIRHRDNPSLGLDISEPIEGRTHHGWQVMLSRRLNYADGSFAGIVSSGIALSYFEDFFSTLNLGKNSNITLLSKDLHVITRFPLSEGQRMKSVRGGPIAAALQINPVKGTITGKSSVDGTERIFSYRQVGDLPLVVVVGLSKQDVLAEWRRNALIDSAVMLGLLVAVGWLSFNLMQHYRKEQESKNQLREITSTLGEGVYVLDGNGKVTFVNPEAERLLGWTREELIGRNGHETFHYERMDGTPIPAHSCPIHNTIVTGQTYRALDDNLVRKDGTTIPVSITSSPIVRDGKIVGSVASFQDISERKLAMATQDRLERNQRALLDAARESALLLERNGTILAINEVGAKRLRGTPSELLGKNIFDLMPPEVANVRRERLEKTAQNGLPNILEDERNGMRMVNSLYPVIDMDGKIDRVAVYSTDVTEQRLLEAIENLFSAINQKVLRGETLDGILEFICTQVVQLFNLDMAWLGRKEPDGTVSILSFSGSAKELAQRLSAAMVRWDYNPRGLCPTGASIRTEQTLTYNCNDPHFQAWAGIACEYELQAILAIPLTVHGEIYGAFTLCSRDSTSFANPTIVNRLVGIVNRIAIVLEMGMDQQQLRLLGMALGSAANAVMVTDHEGHIQWANAAFSRLSGYSEEEIIGQSPKILKSGQQDKAYYQALWQTINNGEVWSSETVERNKDGSLYTVMQTITPLTDATGKITHFIAIHEDITDLKRTQERISHQAQYDGLTDLPNRALFYDRLRQALSLAKRSKVGLALMFLDLDRFKQVNDTLGHHIGDLLLKSVAERLRQCVRESDTVARLGGDEFTVLLYDLRKREDIGRIAEKIIRTVSLPYELDGHDVRIGVSIGIARFSDDTEDEDSLVNLADKAMYSAKAGGRNTYRFCAS; encoded by the coding sequence ATGACGCGCAACAGACTTTGGCTTGTTGCCTTGTCCGTTATGATGCTGGGCCTTATCGGCGTGTTCTTGAACGGGCTGAAGCAGAGCTATGACGAAAAACTGGCGCGTGCCACGACGGACAGCCAGAACATGGCCAGAGTGCTTGAAGAACAGATCAACTCTGTCATTCAGAAGACGGACGTCCTGCTCCAGCACGCGGCGGGAGACGTCATCCTAAAGCCTGATGACAAGCATGCCGCCGAGGCGACTCACGCCTATCTGAAAAAGCTCAAGTCAAGCATTCCGGAAATATTCAGGATGCGGGTTATCCAGCCGGATGGCTATAGTCTGGCCAGCTCCCTGGAAGAAAAAACCAGCCGTCCCTTCTACGGGGATCGGGCTTATTTCATCCGCCACCGCGACAATCCTTCGCTCGGGCTGGATATTTCCGAGCCCATCGAGGGGCGTACCCATCACGGCTGGCAAGTCATGCTCAGCCGGCGTCTGAATTATGCCGACGGCAGTTTTGCCGGGATCGTCAGTTCGGGCATCGCCTTGTCGTATTTCGAGGATTTCTTCAGCACCTTGAATCTGGGCAAGAACAGCAACATTACGCTGTTGAGCAAAGACCTTCATGTCATTACCCGCTTCCCCCTTAGCGAGGGGCAACGCATGAAGTCGGTACGTGGCGGCCCGATCGCCGCCGCGCTGCAGATCAACCCCGTCAAAGGCACGATTACGGGCAAATCGAGCGTTGACGGTACCGAACGTATCTTCAGTTATCGCCAGGTCGGCGATCTGCCCCTGGTGGTCGTGGTTGGCTTGTCCAAACAGGACGTACTGGCCGAATGGCGCCGCAATGCGCTGATCGATAGCGCGGTAATGCTTGGCCTCCTGGTCGCCGTTGGCTGGCTCTCTTTCAATTTGATGCAGCATTACAGGAAGGAACAGGAGAGCAAAAACCAGTTACGCGAAATCACCTCTACCCTGGGAGAAGGGGTTTACGTGCTGGATGGGAACGGCAAGGTGACCTTCGTCAATCCCGAGGCGGAGCGCCTGCTGGGATGGACCCGGGAGGAACTCATCGGCAGGAATGGGCACGAGACTTTCCACTACGAGCGCATGGATGGAACCCCGATTCCCGCCCATTCCTGCCCGATTCACAACACCATTGTTACCGGACAGACATACCGCGCCCTCGACGACAATCTGGTGCGGAAAGACGGGACGACAATCCCCGTATCCATCACATCGAGCCCCATCGTCAGGGACGGAAAAATTGTGGGGTCCGTCGCGTCCTTCCAGGACATCTCCGAACGCAAGCTGGCCATGGCGACCCAGGACCGACTGGAGCGGAACCAGCGGGCGCTGCTCGACGCCGCACGGGAATCCGCGCTGCTGCTGGAACGAAATGGCACCATCCTCGCCATCAACGAGGTCGGCGCAAAGCGCCTGCGAGGCACACCGAGCGAGTTGCTGGGCAAGAATATTTTCGACCTGATGCCTCCAGAGGTGGCAAACGTGCGCCGCGAACGCCTGGAAAAGACTGCACAGAATGGCTTGCCGAATATATTGGAAGACGAGCGCAACGGCATGCGTATGGTGAATTCCCTTTACCCCGTGATTGATATGGACGGAAAAATCGATCGCGTTGCCGTTTACTCCACGGATGTCACAGAGCAGCGCTTGCTTGAGGCTATCGAAAACCTGTTCTCCGCCATCAACCAGAAAGTGCTTCGGGGAGAAACCCTTGATGGCATCCTGGAATTTATCTGTACGCAGGTGGTGCAACTGTTCAATCTGGACATGGCCTGGCTTGGGCGTAAGGAGCCGGATGGGACAGTCAGCATCCTTTCCTTTTCAGGCAGTGCAAAAGAATTGGCTCAACGCCTAAGCGCAGCGATGGTGCGTTGGGACTATAACCCTCGGGGTCTTTGCCCCACCGGAGCATCAATTCGAACCGAGCAGACACTGACATATAACTGTAACGATCCACACTTTCAGGCATGGGCTGGTATCGCCTGCGAATATGAGCTTCAGGCCATCCTCGCGATTCCTTTGACGGTGCATGGGGAAATTTACGGCGCTTTCACCCTTTGCTCCAGAGACTCGACGTCTTTCGCGAATCCAACCATCGTAAATCGCCTTGTTGGCATCGTTAACCGCATCGCCATAGTCCTGGAAATGGGTATGGATCAGCAACAGCTCAGACTGCTTGGCATGGCGCTGGGATCTGCCGCCAACGCGGTGATGGTGACCGATCACGAGGGACACATCCAATGGGCGAATGCGGCCTTTTCACGCCTCAGTGGCTATAGCGAAGAAGAAATCATCGGCCAGTCGCCCAAAATACTTAAATCCGGACAACAGGACAAAGCCTATTACCAGGCTTTGTGGCAGACCATTAACAACGGGGAAGTATGGAGCAGCGAAACGGTGGAAAGAAATAAGGATGGCAGCCTTTACACCGTCATGCAGACGATTACGCCGCTAACAGATGCCACTGGCAAGATCACGCATTTTATCGCCATCCACGAGGACATCACGGACCTGAAGCGCACCCAGGAGCGGATCAGCCACCAGGCCCAATACGATGGGCTGACCGATTTGCCCAACCGCGCCCTGTTCTACGACCGCTTACGTCAGGCGCTCAGCCTTGCCAAGCGCAGCAAGGTCGGCCTGGCGCTCATGTTCCTCGACCTGGACCGTTTCAAGCAGGTGAACGACACCCTGGGCCATCACATCGGGGATCTGCTGCTAAAAAGCGTGGCGGAGCGGCTGCGCCAGTGCGTGCGGGAAAGCGATACCGTAGCTCGCCTGGGCGGAGATGAGTTCACCGTCCTACTCTACGATCTGCGCAAACGGGAAGACATCGGTCGGATCGCTGAAAAAATCATCAGGACGGTATCGCTACCCTATGAACTGGACGGACACGACGTACGCATCGGGGTGAGCATCGGTATCGCGCGTTTTTCCGACGACACGGAAGACGAGGACAGTCTTGTGAACCTTGCCGATAAAGCTATGTATTCCGCCAAGGCGGGGGGACGCAATACCTACCGCTTTTGCGCAAGTTAG
- a CDS encoding 4Fe-4S dicluster domain-containing protein yields the protein MEKILHKERLDDWIAALSDREILSPALEDGVWAFRPAGAAVRLDYPNTTQPPKGLAFPQREVFFSFEQVKGEAPLLRQTLPQVAQRVVFGVRPCDGRAVPRMDKVFSDHVEDPYYWARRKQVAYVGLACQQPPSSNCFCQSVGGSPVSSDGLDVLLTDLGERYFAAAVSETGKALMMAGESLFEAATDADRAQLQGAHAAALARPQRAVRDPDALPSKLKASFDSPLWEELARACIGCGICTFLCPTCHCFDINDEVTGAAPLKGKRVRTWDTCQFPDFTMHTSGHNPRENSGARLRQRVSHKFQYFHENFAMHQCTGCGRCVTGCPVGIDIVSVVNKVAEHAG from the coding sequence ATGGAAAAAATATTACACAAGGAACGCCTGGACGACTGGATCGCCGCGCTGAGCGACAGGGAGATTCTTTCTCCTGCGCTGGAAGACGGCGTGTGGGCATTCCGCCCCGCCGGCGCTGCCGTCCGCCTCGATTATCCCAACACCACGCAGCCGCCCAAGGGGCTCGCCTTTCCCCAGCGGGAAGTGTTTTTCTCCTTCGAGCAGGTCAAGGGCGAGGCGCCGCTGCTGCGGCAAACCCTGCCGCAGGTGGCGCAGCGCGTGGTGTTCGGCGTGCGCCCCTGCGACGGCCGCGCCGTGCCGCGCATGGACAAGGTGTTCAGCGATCACGTCGAAGACCCGTACTACTGGGCGCGGCGCAAGCAGGTGGCCTACGTCGGCCTGGCCTGCCAGCAGCCGCCGAGCAGCAACTGCTTCTGCCAGTCGGTCGGCGGCTCGCCGGTGTCCAGCGACGGCCTCGACGTGCTGTTGACCGACCTGGGCGAGCGCTACTTCGCGGCGGCGGTCAGCGAGACCGGCAAGGCGCTGATGATGGCGGGCGAGAGCCTGTTCGAGGCGGCGACCGACGCCGACCGCGCGCAGCTGCAAGGCGCGCACGCCGCGGCGCTGGCCCGGCCGCAACGCGCGGTGCGCGATCCCGACGCGCTGCCGTCCAAGCTGAAGGCGAGCTTCGACTCGCCGCTGTGGGAAGAGCTGGCGCGCGCCTGCATCGGCTGCGGCATCTGCACCTTCCTGTGCCCGACCTGCCATTGCTTCGACATCAACGACGAAGTCACCGGCGCGGCGCCGCTCAAGGGCAAGCGGGTGCGCACCTGGGACACCTGCCAGTTCCCCGACTTCACCATGCACACCTCCGGCCACAACCCGCGCGAGAACAGCGGCGCCCGGCTGCGCCAGCGGGTGAGCCACAAGTTCCAGTATTTCCACGAGAATTTCGCGATGCATCAATGCACGGGCTGCGGCCGCTGCGTCACCGGATGCCCGGTGGGGATCGACATCGTCTCCGTCGTCAACAAGGTGGCCGAACATGCAGGATAA